Proteins from a single region of Xenopus laevis strain J_2021 chromosome 9_10S, Xenopus_laevis_v10.1, whole genome shotgun sequence:
- the LOC108707714 gene encoding serine/threonine-protein kinase 4-like — protein MAPEAIRQKGQRLAYDTKCDIWSLGITAIEMAEGKPPYTGQYPVEDLIIEAQPPKLQSNTWSQHFVSFLESCLKKDPSERASAEELLQHPFVTQIPPKKIVRAEIEEHLRTLQNLPAKKGLKGVALSKLRRACDFCTQTSAEQEAALQMALEGFSCY, from the exons ATGGCACCCGAGGCCATAAGGCAGAAGGGCCAGCGCCTGGCGTacgacaccaaa tgtgacatctggtcgctgggGATAACCGCCATCGAAATGGCTGAAGGAAAACCAC catacACAGGGCAATATCCAGTTGAGGACCTGATAATTGAAGCCCAACCACCGAAGCTTCAATCGAACACCTG GTCACAGCATTTTGTGTCCTTCTTGGAGTCCTGTCTGAAAAAGGATCCTTCGGAGAGAGCGAGTGCTgaagaactcctgcagcacccattcGTCACCCAAATACCACCTAAGAAGATCGTCAGGGCTGAGATAGAAGAACATCTCCGGACTCTGCAGAACTTGCCGGCCAAGAAAG GACTGAAGGGAgttgctctctcaaagctgcggCGTGCTTGTGACTTCTGCACACAGACATCggcagaacaagaagcagctctgcaaatggcCCTGGAAGGCTTCTCCTGTTATTGA